The DNA region AAATCTGTTTCTACATTTCTGGTTACTTGGAATAAATTCTTCAATACAATATAATTTGGTTAaggtataaaaattttaataaaggtctttgatccatatttttaaattgttctcagGAAAGCTTATATTAATTTCTGTACCTACCAACAGAGTATAAAATGGTCATTTTTCTCAAGACAGTAAAATTCCCCCAAATTGATTCCATTTGATTCTTAACATGCAGGGGTTAAAAGgtaaagtgggggtgcctgggtggctcagttggttaagcatctggcttcggctcaagtgatgatctcgtgagtttgagcccagctttgggtgggctcaagccctgcttggggtgagcacgagccccacttcgggtgagcccctcttctctctctctctctctctgtctctccctcgctctctacccctcgtgggattctgtctctctttctctctctctgccctcattcACTTGTGTCATCTCTCcctcaagaaaaaatttaaacaaaggaaaatgggggtgcctgggtggctcagtcattcaagcgtctgactttggctcaggtcatgatctcagggtttgtgagttcgagccccgcattgagctctctgctgtcagtgcagagcccattttggattttctgtctccctcactctctctctctctctctctctctctctgcccctcctttgtttgCATgggctctccctttctctctcaaaaatgaataaacattttttaaaaaagtaatacgGAAAGTGATTACTGATAAGTTTTTCCAACGTGTCTGTCATAGGtagataaaattaattcaaaagtgTATGCTGAAAGCTCATATTACTGTCTATTGTTTACTTAATTGATATGTATCCTGTGTTGTTCTAGAAGGGATTTTTAAGTGATTCATAAAGTAGGTAATCATCAACAAGGTAAGTTGCAAGTGttgggaagaagaaacaaaatgtatagGGCAACAGATATTAGACTTGCTAGCCTAGACTTGGATGACAGTAATCTGCATGTGTATGTTGTGTAAACAACATCTGCAGATGCTCTCTTACACTGCACATCATTTTTGGAGGTACCTGTAATGTTTTGTCAAGCGGAAATTGTATTTCCAGTGAATTGATAAACTTGTTTATAAACAGCAACTTCTCTTTTTAATGAGTAACTGAATTATCTGTCCTGTGGAGGAATAATTATACCGGTGGGAAAAGGGGTAATTTTCAAATCTCACTTTCTTGAATAATTTCAAACTTCTTTCCTACAACATCTACCAGAGTTATTACTGACTAAAAGTAACTAAGTTGCATAATGCTTTGTCCTTGCTTCTTTTCAACGGTATATATGTTTTGGAAGAGATTGAagtgacaaattaaaaacatgagccctagaaaggaaaaaaaaaaaaacaaacttgagaACATAGAAATTTCATTTGGACAGTAAGCCAATATATGTGGAGCCAGATCATAAGAGgaactttttatttctaacaaaacaaattttaaaataagcacatttaattgcagatttactttaaaacaagaggaagaaaaaagaagaaatgctgatATGTTGTATGAAAAAATTAGGGAGAAGTTAAGAAGAATAGAAGACCAATATAAGAAAGAAgttgaaacaaaacaaggatttGAACTTGCTCTTAGAACAGTAAACATGGAATTGAAGGCCGCAAAAGATAATTTGAATCAGGTAAATTACTTTTTgataaaaaattgtttatttccaTCAATATTATATagtgtattatacatatattctgTGGTATCCCTTTGattcaatatatattatttaggtttaaaataaattaaaacatgggATCATGTTccttggaacatttttttaaagttttcctcttcagcttttgactttttttttttaacggtatGAGACCAAAATCGTGATGAAACGTATCTCCAGGTTGTAGAAAAGTGCAGTGACAGTGGCAACTTTCTCCAGAACAGAAGGCCAGAGTATTACAAGATGGAAGTCTAAACAATCACTTTTACAAGCAAAAGGTGCTAGAAATGGCTCATAAGAAAACGAATTCTGAAATATCTTCTTTAGTCATTTtgaaatacatgtgtgtatgtatttgtatacattctattttttaattattattactttctctccatgtatgtatatataaattttaaaaacccaacacTGTACATCATGGAAACTATAGAGGGTTTTAAAAGCACATATATTTTTGGGGAGGGGCATGGGGGACGGTGGCATTTTTTGTTTCATcagataaaataatattcttgatTAAATGCATTTGTCTGCAACAACTAGTGACATTCATAATGTCCTCATCCAAAGGAGAGGCTTTTATTACTTTCTGTAGGAATCGATGAGCTTTCCCTAATCTCAAAACTATTGCTACTAGCAACATGTGTTTTGGTTTTGAACAGTTACTTCACTGCCTTGATATATTAATAGATCAGTTGAACACTTCTGCTAATGGACAGGAGGACGAGTATAGCCAGTTCCCAGATCATATTTTCGGTATCAAGTCTCCTACTTTTGAGAAAAGTAACAGTTTGCTTCAAGTAGCATCCTCTTTCATTACAAGGAACTTTTGAAAACAATGGTACGCTATGGTATACACTTAATGACAATTTATTGATAGGTATTTTATTCCTAATAAAATAGTGGAGTGTCTTTCccctcttttatatttattactattttcaacATGAAGAGGAAATACAAGTTATTGCAGCAGTAAATAATTTCATGATTTTCTAAGAGATGTATAAATTTCACCTTATTTCCTATCAGTAGTTTGAAATTCAAGACTTCTTTCATATTTGTGTATTTACACTAGAGAAGTAGCAGTGGTTGGTGCAAGAGCACTAGTTGTGGAGTGAGAAGACCTGGGGAGAGTTCTGCAGCTCACCGTTTTAATCTCTCCATTCTAGAATTGTGATAACCAAATGAGTTCTTTGATATATGGAGAAGTGTTTATATTATAATACATTGCCTAGATTTGTCAGTTATCAATAGATCTATTCTTATAACTGACTATAGAAATGTTAGCAAAGTAGACATCTATGAAatattctcaggaaaaaaaagaattttaggaaatttaatCTGTCCAAGTAGATGCAGAGCTAACGATTTTACTGTGGGGTAGCTGTGTTTTTGATATCTACTGTAAACTCAATTTTTAAGTGTAGTCAGagttattaatcttttatttcagGCCTTCTGGTTTGTTGTAAATCAGAGAAAGGCTTTTCCAATTCTGAGATTCTGAAAACTTCTCACgaattcttttttactttcatgcCTTCATTATCTTCAGTTAAAGTTCTGAACTTTTGGGAACTTATGCTTGTATAAAATTTGAGATTTGGagccaacttcatttttttccagttggaTATTCACTTACtgtaatctttctttctttctttctttctttctttctttctttctttccttctatgtttctttattcattagagagagagagaacgcaagcagaggaggggcagggagagggagagcgagaatcctgagcaggctcctgactgtcagcacagagcctgatgtggggcttgaacccacagaatgtgagatcattccctgagccaaaatcaagagtcagacacttaaccaactgagccaccctggcacctccTGTAACCTTTTCATTGTTTAAACATAGATTATgctttaatttcaaagaaaaggatGATAATGTCATTTTATTGAATGTGATATGAAAATGTCCTTTGTTTTACTTAGCTTTCTGATAGTCGTGAGAAAATACAAGATCTGTTGCATAAAAACCACATGTTGCAGGATGAAATCGCCATGCTAAGACTGGAAAGAGACACCATAAAAAATCAGAACCAGAGAAAGGAAACGAAATATTGTGAAGACATTGAAAgtgtaaaggaaaagaatgacaaCCTTCAAAAGaccataaaacagaatgaggaAACATTATCAAAAACAATATTCCGATATAGTGGACAGCTTAATGTTCTGACTGCTGAGATTACGATGCTAAAGTCTAAACtggagaatgaaaaacaaaataaagagagcCTGGAAGCAGAAGTTGAATCATACCGTGCTAGACTGGCTACTGCTGTACACGATCATGATCAGAGTCAGACATCAAGAAGAGACCTAGAACTTGCTTTCCAGAGAGCAAGAGATGAATGGTTTCACTTACAGGACAAGATGAATTTTGATGTGTCTAAACTACAAGATAACAATGAAGTTCTTTCTCGGCAACTTTCTCAAGATGAAAGTAAATTCAATGCCCTGGAAATTGAGCTCCATCACATAAGAGATGCTCTCAGAGAAAAGACTTTACTTTTGGAATGTGTACAAAGGGACCTAAGCCAAACACAATGCCAGAAGATGGAAATTGAACACATGTATCAGAACGAACAAAGTAAAGTGAATAACTACATTGCAAAGCAGGAATCCTTCGAGGAAAGGTTATCTCAACTACAAAGTGAAAATATGTTGCTTAGACAGCAACTAGATGATGCTCACAACGAAGCTGACAGTAAAGAAAAGCTAGGGATTAATATCCAAGACCCGTTTCAGAATATccaaaaaaaaccttaaagctAAACGTGGAGAACAAGGTCTTATGctgggagaaagaaataaagagttaATCGATGAATGTAAACACTTAGAAGAAAGAATGTATaagtataaaaatgagaaagcaaaattaaaagtaagtatccagaaagataaaaatttttcagatttccagaaagaaaactcaGGTAATATTTGATTATGGCTGACTTGTGAATCtagttgaatattaaaaaaaaaagactataaatcAACAAAAAGCGTAACTCGTACGCAGCAAATAAAAATTAGACCTGAGAGGTGTTTTGATTTGAGTACAGATACTATGTCACCTATGAAACTTTAAGAGGTTAAGTTATAAACTGTTACTAGATGATAGTCTTATACtgctataataatatttttttaagtttcttttgagagagagtcggagagagaacatgagctggggaggggcagagagagagaatgccaaggaggctctgcactgccagcgtggagcccaacacaggactctcaaagtcaggagctgtgagattcatgacctgagccgaaatcaagagttgcttgcttAACCGagaaagccacccaggcacccctacaataaTAATTGTAATCTTTGCCACCGCATTTTATTACTGTGGTGAGCTGGTAAATGAAAATGCTGAAAGGTAAAATGAGTATTTTGAAACTTAGATTCAATTAATTGAGTTAACTGGACAGTCACTTCAGATTTCCCAGATGAAATGAAGTGTAGGTGCTCTTTCTGGTAGTACTTTTCCTTTGGTAGCTTTCTATACATTTTAAGttggtatgattttatttttattcacataaaTTTCAATTTTCAGTCTCAAATCATGTGTTCCTGCAACCTCCTAATTCTTTAAAGGTATCTACTTTTCACTAAATCATAATTTGGGACAACTGTGGTGAGTGTCAGGAAAGCCATGTTTGAGTAATCTTCCCACTGCTgtttataacttattttaaatatttttacaaataatttgcTCATTTCGAAGCTCAGTTACTGTCATGTGGGCATAAGTTTGTCCAGTACAAAGAGAATTGTATCTCTCTGTGATTTATTAATTTGGCATTGGATCTCCATTTTCAGACCAAGGAGGGGTGGCAGGATTCTTGCTTAGCAGGAAtggagtgagtaggggagagagctGTAGGAGCTGAggtcaggggaggggggtggaagcAGGGGCCATTGGAATGACTTTACTTTGGTTCCGAAATAGGAGTCTATTAGAAGGATAAGAGCAGAGGATTGGATATGTGAGGAACTCTGACGGTAACTTAAGCctgccataaaaaaaagagagaaaacctttCATAATAAAGAATTTACGACTGCTGTGCCCACTATGTccccatttctttttgagacttCCATAGGTTATGAAGCTTTGCAAATTCACCAGTGGAGAATGGATAGTGAGGCTGAATTCATTATCTAAGTGACATCATCCTGACTAGGCAGGGAGATAACACTTTTTGTTCTTTAACTGAATTCAGTGAACAGGAAAGTGTATGTGTTGCTAAAAGAAagtgaattggggcgcctgggtgtcttggtcggctaggcgtccgacttcggctcaggtcatgatttcacggtccgtgatttcaagccccgcatcgggctctgtgctgacggctcagagcctggagcctgtttcagattctgtgtctccctctctctctgcccctctcctgttcatgctctgtctctctctgtctcaagaatgaataaacgttaaaaaaatttaaaaaaaaataaaagaaggtgaATTGATGTATGTGGTGATATTTCTCAAAGTACGCATGTTAGAGTTGTCtattattaacataatttaataataaGATGATTTagaaaatcagtaacagaaatgtCTTATTAGGTAGTTGTGAGACAACTTCAACAAGGACTGGCTGATACTCTGAAGAAACAGTCTATGTCAGAGGCTTCCCCCGAGGTTACGTCACATCTTCGTCTGGAAGATGAGACACGGGATCTCAAGAAGAAATTAGGTCGAATCAGAAGTCAGGTATGTAGTAAATGTAACCTGTCAACAGTTAACTTATAGCTGGTTAAATAATATAAGGTGTTTTAGAATACTAATTTCCATGGACcgctttcttttgtattttcattgtaattaatttattatGATTTTAGTATCTTTCCAATACATTTATTTCGTAAACTCTGACTTTCATTCTACTATTTGCGTTATACGTTTTTTTCTTATCATACTTAGGAAAGTTGAGGCTTTTGTATCCTTCCTCACAGAAATTgagagacttttttctttctttccttaatgtaaaactttttttacagttgatttatttattttgagagagaaagagcgagagagagtgtgtgcgtgcatgttaacaggggaggggcagagagaggagagagagagagaatcccaagcaggctccatgct from Panthera uncia isolate 11264 unplaced genomic scaffold, Puncia_PCG_1.0 HiC_scaffold_1100, whole genome shotgun sequence includes:
- the LOC125916758 gene encoding ankyrin repeat domain-containing protein 26-like, producing the protein MEKTVSALQNELREAKDVISRLEHQKVEWEHEVCSLRFTLKQEEEKRRNADMLYEKIREKLRRIEDQYKKEVETKQGFELALRTVNMELKAAKDNLNQLSDSREKIQDLLHKNHMLQDEIAMLRLERDTIKNQNQRKETKYCEDIESVKEKNDNLQKTIKQNEETLSKTIFRYSGQLNVLTAEITMLKSKLENEKQNKESLEAEVESYRARLATAVHDHDQSQTSRRDLELAFQRARDEWFHLQDKMNFDVSKLQDNNEVLSRQLSQDESKFNALEIELHHIRDALREKTLLLECVQRDLSQTQCQKMEIEHMYQNEQSKVNNYIAKQESFEERLSQLQSENMLLRQQLDDAHNEADSKEKLGINIQDPFQNIQKKP